A stretch of Arthrobacter sp. NEB 688 DNA encodes these proteins:
- a CDS encoding C40 family peptidase, with translation MSEHIHGRHRQPARYNPVSELSSIVRAAGETGARASAVLAASGGLVATFALPAHAATARTEAATTHSTTTVAAPASLRAAAAAPAVVAPTVAAPTAKPTATFGVAGVKAVAKPKPKPKPKPVVVADAPVAAAVSARSEGSASRSSQRVAVSNVAQSASGVVNIARTLLGIPYVYGGTTTAGFDCSGFTSYVFAKAGVSLPRTAAAQQSAATPVSNPQPGDLVFYGSPAWHVGIYTGNGMMIDSPKPGKSTSERPIFAGVSGYGRF, from the coding sequence GTGTCCGAGCACATCCACGGCCGGCATCGCCAGCCCGCGCGCTACAACCCCGTCTCCGAGCTGTCGAGCATCGTCAGGGCCGCCGGTGAGACCGGGGCCCGCGCCTCCGCCGTCCTCGCCGCCTCCGGTGGTCTCGTCGCCACCTTTGCGCTCCCGGCCCACGCGGCCACCGCGCGCACCGAGGCCGCGACCACCCACTCCACGACGACCGTCGCCGCGCCCGCCTCGCTGCGCGCCGCGGCCGCCGCCCCGGCCGTCGTCGCCCCCACCGTCGCCGCGCCGACCGCCAAGCCCACCGCGACCTTCGGTGTCGCCGGGGTCAAGGCCGTCGCGAAGCCCAAGCCGAAGCCGAAGCCCAAGCCGGTGGTCGTCGCCGACGCCCCGGTCGCCGCGGCCGTCTCGGCCCGCTCCGAGGGCTCGGCCAGCCGCTCCTCGCAGCGCGTCGCCGTCTCGAACGTCGCCCAGTCCGCGAGCGGGGTCGTCAACATCGCCCGCACGCTCCTGGGCATCCCGTACGTCTACGGCGGCACGACCACCGCCGGGTTCGACTGCTCGGGCTTCACCTCGTACGTCTTCGCCAAGGCCGGCGTCTCGCTCCCGCGCACCGCGGCGGCGCAGCAGTCCGCCGCCACGCCGGTCAGCAACCCGCAGCCGGGTGACCTCGTGTTCTACGGCTCCCCGGCCTGGCACGTCGGCATCTACACCGGCAACGGGATGATGATCGACTCGCCGAAGCCCGGCAAGTCGACCTCGGAGCGTCCGATCTTCGCCGGGGTCAGCGGCTACGGCCGCTTCTGA
- a CDS encoding metal-dependent transcriptional regulator, with product MTDLIDTTEMYLRTIFELEEEGITPLRARIAERLGHSGPTVSQTVARMERDGLLAVAGDRHLELSDEGRRLATRVMRKHRIAERLLVDVIGLEWEYVHDEACRWEHVMSDRVERKILAILPDHLESPYGNPIPGLDELGEVGEVVDFRSGLTTLDEVATEETCSVVVRRIGEPVQVDHEALALLTSAGLLPGQPARVRRDGVRVVVFREGAEEATGVSLPVDIAGHVFVAAV from the coding sequence GTGACCGACCTCATCGACACCACGGAGATGTACCTCCGCACCATCTTCGAGCTCGAGGAGGAGGGCATCACGCCCCTGCGTGCCCGCATCGCCGAGCGGCTCGGCCACTCCGGTCCGACGGTGTCGCAGACCGTCGCCCGGATGGAGCGCGACGGCCTCCTCGCCGTCGCCGGCGACCGCCACCTCGAGCTGAGCGACGAGGGGCGTCGGCTCGCGACCCGCGTCATGCGCAAGCACCGCATCGCCGAGCGCCTCCTCGTCGACGTCATCGGCCTGGAGTGGGAGTACGTCCACGACGAGGCGTGCCGGTGGGAGCACGTGATGTCCGACCGCGTCGAGCGCAAGATCCTCGCGATCCTCCCCGACCACCTCGAGTCGCCCTACGGCAACCCGATCCCCGGGCTCGACGAGCTCGGCGAGGTCGGCGAGGTCGTCGACTTCCGCTCCGGCCTGACGACCCTCGACGAGGTCGCGACGGAGGAGACCTGCTCGGTCGTCGTGCGCCGGATCGGAGAGCCGGTCCAGGTCGACCACGAGGCGTTGGCCCTGCTCACGAGCGCCGGCCTGCTCCCCGGCCAGCCGGCGCGGGTGCGCCGCGACGGCGTGCGCGTCGTCGTCTTCCGCGAGGGCGCGGAGGAGGCCACGGGGGTGTCGCTGCCCGTCGACATCGCGGGTCACGTCTTCGTCGCCGCGGTGTGA